In a genomic window of Mucilaginibacter sp. KACC 22063:
- a CDS encoding GH3 auxin-responsive promoter family protein, which translates to MGFKAFIGKLYANIAQKHINNIRKNALTLQDKTFRYLVSEAANTVFGEDHGFNDIHNYNDFKKRVPIRDYEGLRTYIDRIIKGEDNIMWPGIPAYLAKTSGTTSGIKYIPISKQSMPEHINAARNALLNYAYETGNTDALDGKMIFLQGSPELYETRGIPTGRLSGIVAHHVPSYLQSNRLPSYPTNCIEDWEEKVEAIVGETINQDMRLISGIPPWCQMYFDRLSARAGGKKIKDIFPNFKLFVYGGVNYEPYRARIEESIGFPIDSIETYPASEGFIAFQDSQKDKSLLLLVDSGIFYEFIPVDEFFNENPTRLCLRQIELNKNYVLILNTNAGLWGYNIGDTVKFVSKNPYKIVVTGRVKHYISAFGEHVIGEEVEQSLMQVANEEGAGISEFTVAPQVNPEVGQLPYHEWFIEFSNPPKDIKVFAEKVDKVLQEKNIYYADLIRGNILQPLIVKELRKNAFVDYMRSEGKLGGQNKVPRLSNDRVIADKLSDFVIK; encoded by the coding sequence ATGGGATTTAAAGCCTTTATTGGAAAGCTTTACGCAAACATTGCGCAAAAACATATTAATAACATTCGTAAAAATGCGCTAACACTGCAGGATAAAACATTTCGCTACCTGGTAAGTGAAGCTGCAAATACTGTTTTTGGCGAAGATCATGGCTTTAATGATATCCACAACTACAACGACTTTAAAAAACGAGTACCCATACGCGATTATGAAGGCTTGCGCACTTATATCGACCGTATCATAAAGGGGGAAGACAATATTATGTGGCCGGGTATACCAGCTTACCTGGCTAAAACATCAGGTACTACATCAGGCATCAAGTATATCCCTATCTCAAAGCAGAGCATGCCCGAGCATATTAACGCGGCACGAAATGCTTTGCTTAACTATGCTTACGAAACAGGTAATACAGACGCGCTTGATGGTAAAATGATCTTTCTGCAAGGCAGCCCCGAGCTTTATGAAACCAGAGGTATACCAACAGGCCGGTTATCGGGCATAGTGGCGCATCATGTGCCGTCATACCTGCAAAGCAACCGATTGCCAAGCTACCCTACCAATTGCATTGAAGACTGGGAAGAAAAGGTGGAAGCCATTGTCGGCGAAACCATTAATCAGGATATGCGACTGATATCAGGCATCCCGCCCTGGTGTCAGATGTATTTCGACAGGCTTTCGGCACGTGCAGGTGGCAAAAAGATCAAGGACATCTTCCCTAACTTTAAATTGTTTGTTTACGGCGGCGTTAACTACGAACCCTACCGTGCACGAATTGAGGAAAGCATTGGCTTCCCGATAGATTCTATTGAGACTTACCCTGCTTCTGAAGGTTTTATTGCGTTTCAGGACTCACAGAAAGATAAAAGCCTGCTGTTGCTGGTAGATTCTGGCATCTTTTACGAATTTATCCCGGTTGATGAATTTTTCAATGAGAACCCTACCCGCCTTTGCCTGCGGCAAATCGAACTGAATAAAAATTACGTACTTATCTTAAATACCAATGCAGGCTTGTGGGGTTACAATATAGGTGATACTGTAAAATTTGTATCTAAAAACCCATACAAAATTGTAGTTACAGGCCGTGTTAAACATTATATATCGGCTTTTGGCGAGCATGTAATCGGTGAAGAAGTAGAACAATCGCTGATGCAGGTAGCGAACGAAGAAGGCGCCGGGATTAGTGAGTTTACAGTAGCGCCGCAGGTTAACCCCGAAGTGGGGCAACTACCCTATCACGAATGGTTCATAGAATTCAGCAACCCGCCTAAAGATATTAAGGTATTTGCTGAAAAGGTAGATAAGGTACTACAGGAAAAAAATATTTACTATGCCGATCTTATTCGCGGTAACATTTTACAACCTTTAATCGTCAAAGAGTTAAGAAAGAATGCTTTTGTAGATTACATGAGATCTGAAGGGAAACTGGGTGGGCAAAACAAAGTTCCGCGCCTTTCAAACGACAGGGTAATCGCCGATAAATTATCGGATTTTGTAATAAAATGA
- a CDS encoding glycosyltransferase, giving the protein MFFSIIIPLYNRPQEIKELLETLTLQTYKNFEVLVIEDGSVNDAADIVKSFKGQLDLHYYSKPNEGQGFTRNFGFERAKGDYFIIFDSDCLIPEDYLEIVNNRLQTDWLDAYGGPDDAHPSFTPIQRAISYSMTSPFTTGGIRGNKKGIGQFHPRSFNMGISRKVWETVGGFIITRLGEDIEYSIRIHTAGFKIGLIPEAKVFHKRRTSFYQFYKQLHFFGRARINIYKFFPKELKAVHFFPAVFTLGLLFTVITNLTGWRIAVLCNAMLALFILLIFFHSLVKNKSLKVAFLSIAAAFIQLTAYGLGFMQDFWKRIILKLS; this is encoded by the coding sequence ATGTTTTTCTCTATCATCATCCCTCTGTATAACCGTCCGCAGGAAATTAAAGAACTGCTGGAAACGCTGACTCTACAGACCTATAAAAACTTTGAGGTGCTGGTAATAGAGGATGGATCAGTAAATGATGCGGCTGATATTGTCAAGAGTTTTAAAGGTCAACTCGATCTTCATTATTATTCTAAGCCAAACGAAGGCCAGGGCTTTACCCGCAATTTTGGATTTGAACGTGCCAAAGGAGATTACTTTATCATATTTGATTCTGACTGCCTTATCCCTGAAGATTATCTGGAGATAGTAAACAACCGCCTGCAAACCGATTGGCTGGATGCTTATGGTGGCCCGGATGATGCGCACCCCAGCTTTACCCCCATTCAACGTGCCATCAGCTACTCCATGACCTCCCCTTTTACTACCGGCGGTATCAGGGGCAATAAAAAAGGCATTGGTCAGTTCCACCCACGTAGCTTCAACATGGGTATTTCACGCAAGGTTTGGGAAACCGTAGGCGGATTTATTATTACCCGTTTGGGTGAAGATATCGAATACAGCATCCGCATACATACCGCCGGTTTCAAAATCGGCTTAATACCCGAAGCTAAAGTATTTCATAAACGACGTACCAGTTTTTACCAGTTTTACAAGCAGTTACATTTTTTCGGCAGGGCGCGTATTAACATCTATAAATTTTTCCCTAAGGAGCTTAAAGCAGTGCATTTTTTTCCGGCGGTGTTTACGCTTGGGCTTTTGTTTACTGTTATCACCAACCTAACAGGCTGGAGAATAGCAGTGTTGTGTAATGCAATGTTAGCATTATTTATATTGTTAATATTTTTTCATTCGCTGGTTAAAAATAAATCATTAAAAGTTGCATTTTTGAGCATAGCAGCTGCCTTTATTCAGTTAACCGCTTACGGTTTAGGATTTATGCAGGATTTTTGGAAGCGTATTATATTAAAATTGTCATAA
- a CDS encoding glycosyltransferase family 2 protein produces MDISVVIPLLNEVESLPELTEWIARVMKDNNFTYEVLLVDDGSSDGSWEMICDLHRQNQAIRGIKFRRNYGKSAALNTGFEAAQGNVVITMDADLQDSPDEIPELYRLVTEDNYDLISGWKAKRYDPPSKTIPTKLFNAATRKMSGIDNLHDFNCGLKAYRKAVVKNIEVYGEMHRYIPVLAKWAGFKKIGEKVVEHRARKYGKTKFGMSRFINGFLDLLSIFFVGKFGKRPMHFFGSMGVLSFFIGLVMAIWIICEKLYHIAHNEAYRDATQNPLFYIALVAIIVGSQLFLTGFVAELVSRSSQDRNNYQVEERV; encoded by the coding sequence ATGGATATATCTGTAGTAATACCCCTACTTAATGAGGTTGAATCGTTACCTGAGCTTACCGAATGGATAGCACGGGTAATGAAAGATAATAACTTCACTTATGAGGTTCTTTTGGTTGATGATGGCAGCAGCGACGGTTCATGGGAAATGATCTGTGATTTGCATCGTCAAAATCAAGCCATAAGGGGTATCAAGTTTAGAAGAAATTATGGTAAGTCGGCTGCCTTAAACACTGGTTTTGAAGCTGCGCAAGGCAATGTGGTAATTACTATGGATGCTGACCTACAGGACAGTCCTGATGAAATACCGGAGTTATACCGTTTGGTCACTGAGGATAATTACGATCTTATTTCAGGCTGGAAAGCTAAAAGATATGACCCGCCAAGCAAAACCATTCCAACAAAACTGTTCAATGCCGCTACACGCAAAATGTCGGGCATTGATAACCTGCACGATTTTAATTGCGGCTTAAAGGCCTACCGAAAGGCTGTGGTAAAAAACATCGAGGTCTACGGGGAAATGCACCGCTATATCCCTGTGTTGGCAAAATGGGCAGGGTTTAAAAAAATCGGCGAAAAAGTGGTTGAACACCGTGCCCGCAAATACGGTAAAACCAAATTCGGCATGAGCCGCTTTATCAATGGTTTTCTTGATTTGCTTTCTATCTTCTTTGTAGGCAAATTCGGCAAACGCCCCATGCACTTTTTTGGCAGCATGGGTGTGCTTAGCTTTTTTATAGGTTTAGTAATGGCTATATGGATTATATGTGAAAAACTATATCACATTGCACATAATGAAGCCTACCGCGATGCTACACAAAATCCCCTGTTTTATATTGCATTAGTGGCTATAATTGTAGGTTCACAACTTTTTTTAACCGGTTTTGTGGCAGAACTGGTATCGCGCAGTTCACAAGACAGAAACAATTACCAGGTTGAAGAAAGGGTATAA
- a CDS encoding NAD-dependent epimerase, which yields MKILVTGTAGFIGFYVAQRLAALNHEVVGVDNINDYYDVALKHGRLKATGIDIKQLTGTAPIQSTIYPNYSFVKLDIADRNKVRELFDIYRFDVVCHLAAQAGVRYSITNPYDYALSNLSGFLSILEGCRQMQVKHLVYASSSSVYGLNDNTPFSVHEGAAHPVSLYAASKKSNEMMAHSYSHLYNIPSTGLRFFTVYGPWGRPDMAYFSFADAILKGKPINVYNNGQMQRDFTYIDDIVEGVIRVIDKPAVPNPNWDKKNPDPATSLAPYRLYNIGNSSPVKLLNFIEALENAIGKKAVKNMLPMQPGDVLSTDADMSDLEQDFHYHPKTDIQTGINQFVNWYREFYNL from the coding sequence ATGAAAATATTAGTGACCGGCACAGCCGGATTTATTGGTTTTTATGTTGCACAACGTTTAGCAGCCTTAAACCATGAAGTTGTTGGCGTTGACAATATTAACGACTATTATGATGTAGCCCTAAAACATGGCCGTTTAAAGGCTACGGGTATCGACATCAAACAACTAACCGGTACCGCCCCTATCCAAAGTACCATTTATCCTAATTACAGCTTTGTTAAATTAGATATTGCAGACCGTAACAAAGTACGGGAGCTTTTTGATATTTACCGATTTGATGTAGTTTGCCATTTGGCAGCGCAGGCAGGTGTAAGATATTCTATTACTAACCCTTATGATTATGCCTTGAGTAACCTTTCCGGCTTTTTAAGCATACTGGAAGGTTGCAGGCAGATGCAGGTAAAGCACTTGGTTTACGCCAGCAGTTCAAGCGTTTATGGTTTAAATGACAATACGCCTTTTTCTGTTCACGAAGGTGCAGCACACCCCGTTAGCCTGTATGCTGCCAGTAAAAAGAGTAACGAAATGATGGCGCACAGTTATAGCCATCTTTACAATATTCCTTCAACCGGTTTGCGCTTCTTTACTGTTTATGGCCCCTGGGGTCGGCCTGATATGGCATACTTCAGCTTTGCTGATGCGATATTAAAAGGCAAACCTATCAACGTTTATAATAATGGCCAAATGCAGCGCGACTTTACTTATATTGATGATATTGTGGAGGGCGTAATACGTGTAATTGATAAACCTGCCGTGCCTAACCCAAATTGGGACAAAAAGAACCCTGATCCGGCTACATCACTTGCACCTTATCGCTTGTACAATATCGGTAACTCGTCGCCTGTGAAACTGCTTAATTTTATTGAGGCGCTGGAAAACGCCATAGGTAAAAAAGCGGTTAAAAACATGCTGCCGATGCAACCGGGTGATGTTTTATCAACCGATGCCGACATGTCAGATCTTGAACAGGACTTTCATTATCATCCTAAAACGGATATACAAACAGGTATTAATCAGTTTGTAAACTGGTACCGCGAGTTTTACAACCTTTAA
- a CDS encoding malate:quinone oxidoreductase encodes MSNGTSIRQEADVILIGAGIMSATLGVMLKTLQPELTIEIFERLDVVAAESSDAMNNAGTGHSAFCELNYTPQLNDGTVDITKAIKIAEQFEISKEFWSFLIENKLIPSAENFITKVPHMSFVWGDDNVNYLKKRHEALSKHHFFKEMQYSEDNALLKEWIPLVMEGRDVNEKVSATKMDLGTDVNFGSLTNSLFNWLKLQPGVNMSLLHEVRDIKRKGTNWNVRVRDLTNRLSHKVKAKFVFVGAGGGALPLLQKSGIPESKGFGGFPVSGEWLVCDNPEIIKKHQAKVYGKASVGSPPMSVPHLDTRMINGTKALLFGPYAGFSTRFLKKGSLLDLFKSIKLNNLYPLIKAGLDNIPLTRYLIGQVTQSQNDRLAALRDYYPQAKSEDWKLEIAGQRVQVIKKDPKLGGVLEFGTEVVTAADGSIAALLGASPGASTSVPIMVQLIERCFKDQVKTAEWQEHLKKMIPSYGQSLAKNPELSAETRDRTTKILAIG; translated from the coding sequence ATGAGCAACGGAACATCTATAAGACAAGAAGCTGACGTAATATTAATTGGTGCCGGTATTATGAGCGCCACGCTGGGTGTGATGCTAAAAACCTTACAGCCAGAGCTTACTATTGAAATATTTGAGCGTTTGGATGTTGTAGCAGCCGAAAGTTCGGACGCTATGAACAATGCAGGCACAGGGCACTCTGCCTTTTGCGAGCTCAACTACACGCCTCAATTAAACGATGGTACAGTTGATATTACTAAAGCGATAAAAATTGCTGAGCAGTTTGAAATTTCTAAAGAGTTTTGGTCATTTCTGATTGAAAATAAGCTGATCCCATCTGCCGAAAACTTTATTACTAAAGTTCCGCACATGAGCTTTGTTTGGGGCGATGACAATGTAAACTACCTTAAAAAACGCCACGAAGCTTTAAGCAAACACCATTTCTTTAAAGAAATGCAGTACAGCGAAGATAACGCCCTGCTTAAAGAATGGATCCCATTGGTAATGGAAGGCCGCGACGTTAACGAAAAGGTATCGGCCACTAAAATGGATCTGGGTACCGACGTAAACTTTGGCAGCCTTACTAACAGCCTTTTCAACTGGCTTAAACTTCAGCCGGGCGTAAACATGAGCCTGCTGCACGAAGTAAGAGACATTAAACGCAAAGGCACTAACTGGAACGTAAGGGTAAGGGATCTGACCAACCGTTTAAGCCATAAGGTTAAAGCTAAGTTTGTGTTTGTTGGTGCCGGTGGCGGTGCGTTGCCTTTACTGCAAAAATCAGGCATACCAGAAAGCAAAGGCTTTGGTGGTTTCCCTGTGAGCGGCGAATGGTTAGTGTGTGATAATCCGGAGATCATTAAAAAACATCAGGCTAAGGTATATGGTAAGGCATCGGTAGGTTCGCCGCCAATGTCTGTACCGCACCTTGATACGCGTATGATCAATGGCACAAAAGCATTGCTGTTTGGCCCGTACGCTGGTTTCTCAACACGCTTTCTGAAAAAAGGATCATTACTTGATCTGTTCAAATCAATAAAACTGAATAACCTTTACCCGCTTATTAAAGCAGGTTTAGACAATATTCCGCTTACACGGTATTTAATCGGTCAGGTAACACAATCGCAAAACGACCGTCTTGCTGCATTGCGTGATTATTATCCGCAGGCAAAAAGCGAAGATTGGAAATTGGAGATTGCTGGTCAGCGTGTGCAGGTGATCAAGAAAGATCCTAAACTTGGTGGCGTGCTTGAATTTGGAACAGAAGTAGTTACCGCTGCAGACGGTAGCATTGCAGCACTGCTGGGTGCTTCGCCCGGTGCATCAACATCTGTTCCTATTATGGTGCAACTGATTGAGCGTTGTTTTAAAGATCAGGTAAAAACGGCAGAGTGGCAGGAGCATCTTAAAAAAATGATACCATCTTACGGGCAATCATTAGCTAAAAACCCGGAGTTAAGTGCAGAAACGCGCGACAGGACAACCAAGATTTTAGCTATAGGATAA
- a CDS encoding phytoene desaturase family protein, which yields MLAKRDYDAIIVGSGPNGLAAAITMQQAGLCVLLVEGKDTIGGGLRTAELTLPGFKHDICSAIHPLAVNSPFFSKLPLHQYGLEFIYPEYAAAHPLDDGTSAVLRQSLELTAKDLGKDELAYKKLIKPLKDDWQKILPDALAPLQLPQYPLALAKFGLKALPSAEWIAKRYFKTEKAKGLWAGMAAHSMQPLDKPVTSAVALMLLLAAHDKGWPIPKGGSQTIADALAAHFINLGGKIETSLMVNSLKQLPSSHAVLFDVGPQQLLQIAGHKLSSLYSWQLERYRYGMGVYKIDWALDGAVPFTAEACHKAGTVHLGGTLNDIAASEKAAWKGHVAAKPFVLLAQQSLFDDTRAPQGKHTLWGYCHMPKGNTQNMVQQIESQVERFAPGFRERILAKHIMNAKQMQDYNPNYIGGDINGGVQDIAQLFTRPVLRASPYRTSAKGLYICSASTPPGGGVHGMCGYHAAKRALKDVFNLKPAL from the coding sequence GTGTTAGCTAAGCGAGATTATGATGCCATAATAGTAGGATCGGGGCCTAATGGCCTTGCTGCCGCAATTACCATGCAGCAAGCCGGGTTATGCGTACTGCTTGTAGAAGGTAAAGATACCATCGGTGGTGGTTTGCGAACGGCCGAACTCACCTTGCCGGGCTTTAAGCATGACATCTGCTCAGCTATACATCCGCTTGCGGTAAACTCTCCGTTTTTTAGTAAACTGCCCTTACATCAATACGGACTTGAATTTATCTACCCGGAATATGCCGCCGCGCATCCGCTTGATGATGGTACTTCCGCCGTTTTGCGGCAATCGCTTGAGTTAACTGCAAAAGATCTGGGTAAAGATGAATTAGCTTACAAAAAATTAATAAAGCCCCTTAAGGACGACTGGCAAAAGATTTTACCAGATGCCCTGGCACCTTTGCAATTGCCGCAATATCCGTTGGCATTGGCCAAATTTGGATTAAAAGCATTGCCATCTGCCGAATGGATTGCCAAAAGATATTTCAAAACTGAAAAGGCTAAAGGTTTATGGGCAGGTATGGCGGCCCATAGCATGCAACCGCTGGATAAACCAGTTACATCAGCCGTAGCATTAATGCTATTACTTGCAGCGCATGATAAAGGCTGGCCTATACCCAAAGGCGGTTCGCAAACCATAGCTGATGCGTTGGCGGCGCATTTTATAAATCTGGGCGGTAAAATTGAAACCAGCCTAATGGTCAATTCGCTAAAGCAACTACCATCCAGCCATGCGGTACTATTTGATGTTGGCCCGCAGCAGTTATTACAGATAGCAGGGCATAAGCTTTCGTCGCTTTATAGCTGGCAACTGGAGCGTTATCGTTATGGAATGGGCGTTTACAAAATAGACTGGGCTTTGGATGGCGCTGTCCCATTTACTGCCGAAGCATGCCATAAAGCAGGAACAGTGCATTTGGGCGGCACTTTAAACGATATTGCCGCTTCAGAAAAAGCTGCATGGAAAGGCCATGTTGCTGCTAAGCCGTTTGTTTTATTAGCACAGCAAAGCCTGTTTGATGATACCCGCGCACCGCAAGGCAAGCATACCTTATGGGGCTATTGCCACATGCCAAAAGGTAATACGCAAAACATGGTGCAGCAGATTGAAAGCCAGGTAGAACGGTTTGCTCCGGGTTTCCGTGAGCGCATTTTAGCAAAGCATATAATGAATGCCAAACAAATGCAGGACTATAACCCTAATTATATAGGTGGCGATATCAATGGCGGCGTTCAGGATATTGCACAATTGTTTACTCGTCCTGTTTTAAGGGCTTCGCCATACCGTACTTCAGCAAAAGGCTTATATATATGTTCGGCATCAACGCCACCCGGCGGGGGGGTACACGGCATGTGTGGTTACCATGCAGCAAAAAGGGCACTAAAGGATGTATTCAACCTAAAGCCCGCCTTATAA
- a CDS encoding ThuA domain-containing protein: MNRLNQPYKFLFILSFCILTALNVYAQKSKFHVIAFYTAKNDQAHISFVHEANKWFPEVAKKYHFTYDSTNNWNNLNPEFLKKYKVIIFLDTRPEEPAQRKAFENYVKNGGGWMGFHFSAFALNQSTYNQDWDWYHNEFLGSGEYKSNTWRPTSAFLRIEDPKHAATKGLNHIIKASPNEWYRWQNDLIKNKNIDILLAIDSSSFPLGTGPKQSEIWHNGYYPVVWSNKNYRMVYFNMGHNDIDYEHGINKDLSHTFDSPEESQLVINTLLWLGNGNKTYKAAY; encoded by the coding sequence ATGAACCGTTTAAACCAGCCTTATAAATTCCTGTTTATTTTATCATTCTGTATACTGACAGCATTGAACGTATATGCCCAAAAATCAAAGTTCCATGTAATTGCATTTTATACCGCTAAGAATGATCAGGCGCATATAAGCTTTGTTCACGAGGCTAATAAATGGTTTCCCGAAGTGGCTAAGAAATATCATTTCACGTACGATTCAACCAATAACTGGAATAACCTCAACCCGGAATTTTTGAAAAAATACAAGGTTATCATTTTCTTAGATACCCGACCAGAAGAACCTGCACAACGCAAGGCATTTGAAAATTACGTGAAGAACGGAGGAGGATGGATGGGCTTCCACTTTTCGGCTTTTGCGTTAAACCAGTCTACTTATAACCAGGACTGGGATTGGTACCACAACGAGTTTTTAGGTTCAGGCGAATATAAAAGTAACACTTGGCGGCCAACTTCTGCGTTTTTGAGGATCGAAGATCCCAAGCATGCAGCAACTAAGGGACTAAATCATATTATAAAAGCATCCCCTAATGAATGGTACCGCTGGCAAAATGACCTCATAAAAAATAAAAACATTGATATTTTGCTGGCAATTGATTCAAGCAGCTTTCCGTTAGGCACCGGGCCTAAGCAATCTGAAATATGGCACAACGGCTATTATCCCGTGGTTTGGAGCAACAAGAATTATCGAATGGTTTATTTTAATATGGGGCATAACGATATTGATTATGAGCATGGTATCAATAAAGACCTCTCGCATACATTTGATAGCCCCGAAGAAAGCCAGTTAGTCATAAATACATTATTGTGGCTTGGCAACGGAAACAAAACCTACAAAGCGGCTTACTGA
- a CDS encoding secondary thiamine-phosphate synthase enzyme YjbQ — MKIYQQIKSLKERRRGFHLITDEITDGLPQIKELKTGLCQVFIQHTSASLTINENADPTVRQDFEMWFNKTVKENDPDYLHNDEGPDDMPAHIKAAMLGNSVTIPISNGRLALGTWQGIYLCEHRNYGGPRRIVITAWGE, encoded by the coding sequence ATGAAAATTTATCAGCAAATCAAATCATTGAAAGAACGCCGCAGAGGCTTTCATCTCATTACAGATGAAATAACAGATGGGCTACCACAAATAAAAGAACTTAAAACAGGCCTTTGCCAGGTTTTTATCCAACATACATCGGCATCTTTAACCATAAACGAAAATGCTGACCCTACGGTTCGTCAGGATTTTGAGATGTGGTTTAATAAAACTGTCAAAGAAAATGATCCGGACTATCTACATAACGACGAAGGCCCGGACGATATGCCTGCACATATAAAAGCTGCAATGCTTGGCAATTCGGTAACTATACCGATAAGTAATGGCAGGCTTGCCTTAGGTACCTGGCAGGGCATTTACTTATGCGAACATCGTAATTACGGCGGGCCAAGAAGAATTGTGATTACAGCGTGGGGCGAATGA